A single window of Vigna unguiculata cultivar IT97K-499-35 chromosome 1, ASM411807v1, whole genome shotgun sequence DNA harbors:
- the LOC114196157 gene encoding zinc finger protein ZAT5-like, producing the protein MQIIKGKRTKRQRLPSPLRLTMSTCSTDNSAGFDPPTTSNELRSEEDEDLANCLILLARGHNTPKPSHTKESGLYVYECKTCNRCFPSFQALGGHRASHKRFSKPGAEEKQGLVHSSNSNHDDFCVPTSTTLTLQLSTVLYNSSNSTITAKSRVHECSICGAEFSSGQALGGHMRRHRNFLSSPSGGAIAYGGDGIVEIPESKKQKDGLNLDLNLPAPEDDHHRESNLFPFQSKEKVIVFSATSLVDCHY; encoded by the coding sequence ATGCAAATCATCAAGGGCAAGCGCACCAAGCGTCAAAGGCTTCCTTCCCCACTTAGGTTAACCATGTCAACATGTTCCACCGACAACTCCGCAGGTTTTGACCCTCCGACAACCTCGAATGAATTAAGGAGCGAAGAGGATGAAGACCTGGCCAATTGTTTGATTCTCTTGGCTCGAGGCCATAACACTCCAAAACCCTCACACACCAAGGAATCGGGGCTATATGTTTACGAGTGCAAGACTTGTAACCGATGCTTCCCTTCGTTTCAAGCCCTCGGGGGCCACCGAGCCAGCCACAAGAGATTTTCCAAGCCTGGTGCAGAAGAAAAGCAAGGACTAGTTCATAGCAGTAATAGTAATCACGATGATTTTTGTGTACCCACAAGCACCACCCTCACCTTACAATTATCAACGGTTTTGTATAATAGCAGCAACAGCACTATTACTGCCAAATCTAGGGTTCATGAGTGTTCCATATGTGGGGCAGAGTTCTCATCTGGGCAAGCCTTGGGGGGGCACATGAGAAGGCACAGAAATTTTCTGAGTTCACCTTCGGGTGGGGCAATTGCATATGGTGGTGATGGAATCGTTGAAATCCCAGAAAGCAAGAAACAGAAAGATGGTTTGAACTTGGACTTGAATCTTCCGGCACCTGAGGATGATCATCACAGAGAATCCAACCTGTTTCCTTTTCAGTCCAAGGAAAAAGTCATTGTCTTCTCTGCAACTTCTTTGGTGGATTGCCATTACTGA